A genomic stretch from Chitinophaga lutea includes:
- the ppk1 gene encoding polyphosphate kinase 1, protein MDTSLNDRDLSWLSFNGRVLMMAGDEAVPLFERVRFLSIFSSNLDEFFRVRMPALMALHQLEEANTSVLPQAQAEIGRQLNLYGSMLKNVLQALQQKGIHLHYGTPLPPEAAVQDYFHSTVMGLLHPVVLQLHTPAETFLENNALYLIAGFEDGGMGMVNIPSGILPRFLKLSGGGIAFLDDVVRAHLDLVFPGRSVQGAYSIKLTRDAEIDVDEFSGTLLQKVENMLIKRDLGLPTRFLYDAAMPEHLQAALAKYFRIAPQEMVAGGRYHHLRDLADMPLPSKDPSLFYPPMPPARVKPLDGEKGLLDTVLEQDVVLHVPYQNYDYILRYFNEAALDPDVKEIYVTLYRVASGSQIVHALISAARNGKQVTVMVELKARFDEANNVRWAKRMKEAGIKILYSIPNLKVHAKVALVKRQRGNTWDYVGLMATGNFNESTARFYTDHVLLTAHKEMTQELELLFLYMQTGIAPARYNFIPFNHLLVAQFNLMDRFLGMIAREAEHARAGRKARIVIKLNNLQEKEMIAALYAAVEAGVEVVLIIRSICCIVPQPGITVRRIVDRYLEHARIFYFQNNGNEEIYMGSADWMNRNLHRRIEVCFPIYDKTYFRQLKDILDIQLADNTNAVILDRQINNVPVEKPTGEPGVNAQRAISAYVHNL, encoded by the coding sequence ATGGATACATCACTGAACGACAGGGACCTGAGCTGGCTTTCTTTCAACGGCCGTGTGCTGATGATGGCGGGCGATGAGGCAGTGCCTTTATTCGAACGCGTTCGTTTTCTCTCGATTTTTTCTTCGAACCTCGACGAGTTTTTCAGGGTGCGCATGCCCGCTTTGATGGCGCTGCACCAGCTCGAAGAGGCCAATACCAGCGTATTGCCGCAGGCGCAGGCCGAAATCGGCCGGCAGTTGAACCTGTATGGCAGCATGCTGAAAAATGTATTGCAGGCGCTGCAGCAGAAGGGCATTCACCTTCATTATGGCACGCCGCTGCCGCCCGAAGCGGCCGTGCAGGACTATTTCCACAGCACGGTGATGGGCCTGCTGCATCCCGTGGTACTGCAACTGCACACCCCGGCGGAAACCTTCCTCGAAAACAACGCCCTCTACCTCATAGCCGGTTTTGAAGACGGGGGCATGGGCATGGTCAACATCCCTTCCGGTATCTTACCCCGTTTCCTGAAACTCTCCGGCGGCGGCATCGCCTTCCTCGATGATGTGGTGCGCGCGCACCTGGACCTCGTGTTTCCCGGGAGATCAGTGCAGGGTGCATACAGCATCAAGCTGACCCGCGATGCAGAAATCGATGTGGACGAATTCAGCGGCACGCTGCTGCAGAAGGTGGAGAACATGCTCATCAAGCGCGACCTGGGGTTGCCGACGAGGTTTCTGTACGATGCGGCCATGCCGGAACACCTGCAGGCCGCGCTGGCGAAATACTTCCGGATAGCCCCGCAGGAAATGGTGGCCGGCGGAAGGTACCATCATCTCCGCGACCTGGCCGACATGCCGCTGCCCTCCAAAGACCCGTCGCTCTTTTACCCGCCCATGCCGCCCGCCCGCGTGAAGCCGCTGGATGGCGAAAAAGGTCTGCTCGACACCGTGCTGGAGCAGGACGTGGTGCTGCATGTGCCCTACCAGAATTATGATTACATCCTCCGGTATTTCAACGAGGCCGCCCTCGACCCGGATGTCAAAGAAATATATGTGACTCTCTACCGCGTGGCGTCCGGCTCGCAGATCGTGCATGCCCTTATCAGCGCGGCCCGCAACGGCAAGCAGGTAACGGTGATGGTGGAACTGAAAGCGCGGTTCGACGAAGCGAATAATGTACGCTGGGCCAAACGGATGAAGGAAGCCGGCATCAAAATACTCTACAGCATCCCCAACCTGAAGGTGCACGCGAAAGTGGCGCTGGTCAAAAGGCAGCGCGGCAACACCTGGGATTATGTGGGCCTGATGGCTACCGGCAATTTCAACGAAAGCACCGCCCGTTTTTATACCGATCATGTGCTGCTCACGGCGCATAAGGAAATGACGCAGGAACTGGAGTTGCTGTTCCTCTATATGCAAACCGGCATCGCCCCTGCCCGCTACAATTTTATTCCCTTCAATCATTTACTGGTAGCGCAGTTCAACCTGATGGACCGGTTCCTGGGCATGATCGCCCGCGAGGCGGAACATGCCCGTGCCGGCCGGAAGGCGCGCATCGTCATCAAGCTCAACAACCTGCAGGAAAAGGAAATGATCGCCGCACTGTACGCCGCCGTGGAAGCAGGCGTGGAGGTGGTGCTGATCATACGCAGTATCTGCTGCATTGTGCCGCAGCCAGGCATTACGGTGCGGAGGATCGTAGACCGCTACCTCGAGCACGCGCGGATATTTTATTTTCAGAACAACGGAAACGAAGAGATATATATGGGCAGTGCGGACTGGATGAACCGCAACCTGCACCGCCGGATAGAAGTGTGTTTCCCCATTTACGACAAAACGTATTTCCGGCAGCTGAAAGATATTCTGGACATTCAGCTGGCGGATAACACAAATGCCGTAATATTGGACAGGCAAATCAATAATGTGCCGGTGGAAAAACCGACCGGCGAACCCGGGGTGAATGCACAGCGGGCCATTTCCGCTTACGTGCACAACCTGTAA
- a CDS encoding Pycsar system effector family protein gives MEISSVIAAAQLYVTQQFDQHTEPVLVYHNKAHTLQVVHAAEQITAHYRLPEQELLVVMIAVWFHDMGYLLGERQHHEQAGADAARAFALSQGLPEATAQQIAGCILATKMPQAPQNLLEQIVCDADLFHLGTKEFSKRNKLLRAETELATGSKISGADWAKSSIQFLESHKYHTAYSQTLLKQQKEENLEKLRTKLEEKQSEALREQEKEREKEKKQLKAAEKQFEKVHEKELKGEKGEKDKRSSRGVETMFRTTSTNHIRLSSMADSKANIMISVNAIIISVLLSVLLRKLEDYPQFILPAILFLTTSVTTIVFAVLATRPNVTSGRFTDLDIRSKKSNLLFFGNFHQMTYQEYEDGMETIMGNGEYLYSNMIHDIYNLGVVLGRKYRLLRFAYNTFMFGLIASVLAFTIAALFFSSKG, from the coding sequence ATGGAAATTAGTTCAGTGATTGCCGCCGCGCAGCTTTATGTAACCCAACAGTTTGATCAGCATACCGAGCCTGTACTGGTATATCATAACAAGGCGCATACGCTGCAGGTGGTACATGCGGCGGAACAGATCACCGCGCATTACCGGTTGCCTGAGCAGGAATTGCTCGTGGTGATGATCGCCGTATGGTTTCATGATATGGGGTATTTATTGGGAGAGCGTCAGCATCACGAGCAGGCCGGCGCCGATGCCGCACGGGCCTTCGCACTGTCGCAGGGCCTGCCAGAAGCCACCGCACAACAGATAGCAGGCTGCATACTGGCCACCAAAATGCCGCAGGCGCCGCAGAACCTGCTGGAGCAGATCGTTTGCGACGCCGATCTTTTTCACCTGGGCACCAAGGAATTTTCAAAGCGCAACAAACTCCTCCGCGCCGAAACCGAACTGGCCACCGGCAGTAAAATATCGGGGGCCGACTGGGCGAAGTCGAGCATACAGTTCCTCGAATCGCATAAATATCACACCGCTTACAGCCAGACGCTGCTGAAGCAGCAGAAAGAAGAGAACCTGGAAAAGCTCCGCACCAAGCTCGAGGAAAAACAGAGCGAAGCGCTGCGCGAGCAGGAGAAAGAGCGGGAGAAAGAAAAGAAACAGCTCAAAGCGGCCGAGAAACAGTTTGAGAAGGTGCATGAAAAAGAACTGAAAGGGGAAAAGGGGGAAAAGGACAAACGCTCCAGCCGAGGCGTGGAAACCATGTTCCGCACCACTTCCACCAATCACATCCGCCTGAGCTCCATGGCCGATTCCAAGGCCAATATCATGATATCGGTGAACGCCATCATCATTTCCGTATTGCTCTCCGTGCTGCTTCGCAAGCTGGAAGACTACCCGCAGTTCATCCTGCCCGCCATCCTCTTCCTGACCACGAGCGTCACCACCATCGTGTTTGCCGTGCTGGCCACGCGCCCGAATGTGACGAGCGGCCGTTTCACCGACCTCGACATCCGCAGCAAAAAATCGAACCTGCTCTTTTTCGGGAACTTCCACCAGATGACTTACCAGGAATACGAAGACGGGATGGAAACGATCATGGGGAACGGGGAGTATCTTTACAGCAATATGATACACGACATCTACAACCTGGGCGTGGTGCTGGGGCGCAAATACAGGCTGCTCCGCTTCGCTTACAATACATTTATGTTCGGGCTCATCGCTTCGGTGCTGGCATTTACGATTGCAGCTTTGTTTTTTTCGTCAAAAGGATAG
- a CDS encoding BamA/TamA family outer membrane protein produces the protein MHTRLYVLITLFLLTAAGAHAQSADSIQQRIILIGDAGEMHNGKIPVIDAVKRNIDLQRGKNTVLYLGDNVYPLGLPDPAAKNRREKESILDYQVSLVKGTKAEGIFVPGNHDWSKHRPEGWRTVMQQQLYIDSMQLPNVQFLPKSGCPGPETVALGDNVLLVIMDTEWWLYPGKKPGIESGCDCKTEDEVLTAIADIAARNPTKLLVFAGHHPLRSHGPHGGYYTFKKHIFPLTDAKPYLYVPLPVIGSVYPLVRGVFGTREDMPHPLYRRMIKGIETAIPGDAPVVFVSGHDHTLQLIREGNRNFIVSGAGAKDNQVKKGRNSLFATSVNGYTVLEVLKNGKIYARFYNDHDAAPLYTSELLDLAAYHRREEAIAATAFPKLVTVAADSQYADVNGFHRLMLGRNYRSVWATALTFPVMELDTLKILKRGGGKQTRSLRLEDKSGREWVLRSLKKDPLSAVPEALRETFAREVVQDQISAANPYAPLVVAPLAEAAGVPHTNPRFVYLPNDTALGIYRKDFADGVYLFEEREPVTASKTYNTLKVLEDLASDNDNSVNQRAYLQARLLDIFMADWDRHEDQWRWYAEKDKKAKEFYPIPRDRDQAFFVNQGVIPRLAAKRYIFPAVQGFRTKIPDIGGWNFNPRFLDRNMLNGLEDSTWERMSKNMTVLMTDTLIVSAVNQLQPAIRKQVDSMMIRTLKARRGILQKEALKYYRFLAKGVDVTGSVKNEQFTITRQPDGFVNVTSQKISKKGELEQTLYNRTFNPAHTKEVAIYGLGGEDRFVLRGNEGSPIRIRLIGGREKDTYIDSSARRSGKRTMIYDLAKGPDSFAVNSNERLRLSSDPAVIHYNRKAFQYNILQPLIAGGYNLDDGLLLGLGLQYKGHGFRKDSFAVKHVISGMHAVATQAYQFKYQGQFNDVIGRSDLLIGALIRAPHNTANFFGFGNETSYDKEITDPAIRYYRGRFNIYMGEVSLRTNLAQNISGTITPSITAVTLNAEDNAGRYLTNYDLNKLDSAQLFANKLHAGLRLGFNIDTRDNDLVATRGLLWTTTIQGNKGLNGASNNYAQLRSDMSIYASLGLPPNVVFVARFGGGTTWGKPEFFQALSLGGSSNLRGFRNNRFSGTSMLYNNLELRIKLFDFTSYIIPGSVGLIAFNDVGRVWVKEEKSGQWHNGFGGGLYLSPINMFIVTAMLGHSREGTLPYVTFGFKF, from the coding sequence ATGCACACCAGGCTATACGTATTGATCACCCTTTTCCTGCTGACGGCAGCAGGCGCGCATGCTCAGTCGGCAGACAGCATACAGCAACGCATCATCCTCATCGGCGACGCGGGGGAAATGCACAATGGTAAAATCCCCGTCATCGATGCCGTCAAAAGGAACATCGACCTGCAGCGGGGGAAAAATACCGTGCTTTACCTGGGCGACAACGTATACCCGCTGGGGTTGCCCGACCCCGCCGCGAAGAACCGGCGGGAAAAGGAAAGCATCCTCGACTACCAGGTGAGCCTCGTGAAAGGCACCAAAGCGGAAGGCATCTTCGTGCCTGGCAACCACGACTGGTCGAAACACCGCCCGGAAGGCTGGCGCACGGTCATGCAGCAACAGTTGTACATCGATTCGATGCAGCTGCCCAACGTGCAGTTCCTGCCGAAGTCCGGCTGCCCGGGCCCGGAAACCGTAGCCCTCGGCGACAACGTGCTGCTGGTGATCATGGACACCGAATGGTGGCTGTACCCCGGTAAAAAGCCGGGCATCGAATCGGGCTGCGACTGCAAAACGGAGGACGAGGTGCTCACGGCCATTGCCGACATTGCGGCCCGCAACCCTACCAAACTGCTGGTGTTCGCCGGGCATCATCCGCTGCGTAGCCACGGTCCACATGGCGGATATTATACCTTCAAAAAACACATCTTCCCCTTAACCGACGCCAAACCGTACCTCTATGTGCCGCTGCCCGTGATCGGCTCCGTTTACCCGCTGGTGCGCGGTGTGTTCGGCACACGGGAAGACATGCCGCACCCGCTCTACCGCCGGATGATCAAAGGCATAGAAACCGCCATCCCGGGCGATGCGCCCGTGGTGTTCGTGTCCGGCCACGACCATACGCTGCAGCTCATCCGCGAAGGCAACCGCAACTTCATCGTGAGCGGCGCCGGCGCGAAAGACAACCAGGTCAAAAAAGGCAGGAACTCTCTCTTCGCCACCTCCGTCAACGGTTATACGGTGCTGGAAGTGCTGAAGAACGGGAAAATATATGCCCGCTTTTATAACGACCACGATGCTGCGCCTCTCTACACCAGCGAGCTGCTCGATCTGGCGGCGTACCACCGGCGCGAGGAAGCCATCGCGGCCACCGCGTTCCCGAAACTCGTGACCGTTGCCGCGGATTCGCAGTATGCAGACGTGAATGGTTTTCACCGCCTGATGCTCGGCCGCAACTACCGCTCCGTTTGGGCCACGGCCCTTACCTTCCCGGTGATGGAACTGGATACCCTGAAAATCCTCAAACGTGGCGGCGGCAAACAAACGCGCTCCCTGCGGCTGGAAGATAAAAGCGGCCGCGAATGGGTGCTGCGCTCCCTCAAAAAGGATCCGCTCAGCGCCGTGCCCGAAGCCCTCCGTGAAACCTTCGCCCGTGAAGTGGTGCAGGACCAGATATCCGCCGCCAACCCCTACGCCCCGCTGGTGGTGGCGCCCCTGGCCGAAGCTGCCGGCGTGCCCCATACCAATCCCCGCTTCGTATACCTGCCTAACGATACCGCGCTGGGTATTTACCGGAAAGACTTTGCGGATGGCGTGTACCTCTTTGAAGAAAGGGAACCGGTAACGGCCAGCAAAACATACAATACGCTCAAGGTACTGGAAGACCTTGCTTCCGATAACGACAACAGCGTGAACCAGCGCGCTTACCTGCAGGCCCGCCTGCTCGATATCTTTATGGCGGACTGGGACCGCCACGAAGACCAGTGGCGCTGGTATGCGGAAAAAGATAAAAAGGCCAAGGAATTTTATCCCATCCCCCGCGACCGCGACCAGGCGTTTTTCGTGAACCAGGGCGTTATTCCCCGCCTCGCCGCAAAACGGTACATATTCCCGGCAGTGCAGGGCTTCCGCACCAAAATCCCCGACATCGGCGGATGGAACTTCAACCCCCGCTTCCTCGACCGGAATATGCTCAACGGCCTGGAAGACTCCACCTGGGAGAGAATGTCGAAAAACATGACCGTGCTGATGACCGACACGCTCATCGTATCGGCGGTAAACCAGCTGCAGCCTGCCATCCGCAAGCAGGTAGACAGTATGATGATCCGTACGCTGAAAGCCAGAAGGGGCATCCTCCAAAAAGAAGCGCTGAAATACTACCGCTTTCTCGCCAAGGGCGTGGACGTAACGGGGTCCGTCAAAAACGAACAGTTCACCATCACCCGCCAGCCCGATGGTTTTGTGAACGTGACCTCGCAGAAGATCAGCAAAAAGGGAGAGCTGGAACAAACGCTGTACAACAGGACCTTCAACCCGGCGCATACCAAAGAGGTGGCAATTTACGGCCTCGGCGGCGAAGACCGGTTCGTTCTCCGCGGCAACGAAGGCAGCCCCATCCGCATCCGCCTCATCGGCGGCCGTGAAAAGGATACGTATATCGACAGCAGCGCCCGCAGGAGCGGCAAACGCACCATGATCTACGACCTCGCCAAGGGGCCGGACAGTTTTGCCGTGAACAGCAACGAGCGCCTGCGCCTGTCGTCCGACCCGGCGGTGATCCACTACAACCGGAAGGCCTTCCAATACAACATCCTGCAACCCCTCATCGCCGGCGGCTATAACCTCGACGATGGCCTGCTGCTGGGCCTGGGCCTGCAATACAAAGGCCACGGCTTCCGGAAAGATTCGTTCGCCGTGAAGCACGTCATTTCCGGGATGCACGCGGTGGCCACCCAGGCTTACCAGTTCAAGTACCAGGGCCAGTTCAACGATGTGATCGGCCGCTCGGACCTGCTGATCGGCGCGTTGATACGCGCACCGCACAACACCGCCAACTTCTTCGGTTTCGGTAACGAAACGTCATACGACAAGGAAATAACGGATCCCGCTATACGGTACTACCGCGGCCGGTTCAATATTTATATGGGCGAAGTGTCGCTGCGGACCAACCTCGCCCAGAACATCAGCGGCACCATCACGCCGTCGATCACCGCGGTCACGCTCAATGCGGAAGACAATGCGGGCCGCTACCTCACCAACTATGACCTCAACAAGCTCGATTCCGCGCAGCTGTTCGCCAACAAATTGCATGCGGGCCTGCGGCTCGGTTTCAATATCGACACGCGCGACAATGATCTTGTGGCCACCCGCGGATTGCTGTGGACCACTACCATCCAGGGGAACAAAGGGCTGAACGGCGCCAGCAACAACTACGCGCAGCTGCGCTCCGACATGAGCATTTACGCTTCGCTGGGCCTGCCGCCCAACGTGGTGTTCGTAGCCCGTTTCGGCGGCGGCACAACCTGGGGCAAACCGGAGTTCTTCCAGGCCCTCTCGCTGGGCGGTTCCTCCAACCTGCGCGGTTTCCGCAACAACCGTTTCAGCGGCACCAGCATGCTGTACAACAACCTGGAGCTCCGGATCAAACTGTTCGACTTCACGTCCTATATCATTCCGGGCTCTGTAGGCCTCATCGCGTTTAACGACGTGGGCCGCGTATGGGTGAAGGAAGAAAAGTCCGGGCAGTGGCACAATGGTTTCGGAGGCGGCCTCTACCTCTCTCCCATCAACATGTTCATTGTAACGGCCATGCTGGGGCATTCGCGTGAAGGCACCCTGCCGTACGTAACGTTCGGGTTTAAATTCTGA
- a CDS encoding GAF domain-containing protein, producing MKILTAHPRMFKEDELIDSHISFVPFIRFMKEKAAHAEGARAAYFQEIVRHFESNPALQQPLREDIDIANYQEYLDLLTATVFPITMDESRDIFGIGVPYRFAIFYYSERFRQIFSEDGGELKAVPKGISEEKVKNDKLTWMYKLILERMYNLPVHYDAEIIHNIINPETGLHKYIKLNIDPRFVDVKVKGELPPLNCDNICVGDFKLQSLADLRKLLPLENFALEGFVIWTIQDVTKEHVVAGMKNLVLNIRKDNELKTYAHAREYLKTLAGRADMSVHLTPFLKVNNRNVMENVYVSQSIIFSSARNEAERIAINEQLLEYLSTHRQPLVIQDVNRQTVALYPFLKYLPLQGVKSFILLPVVHGNNLLGILELATNGGEPLDWDILGRLQPSYAVGTMLLGRSMELANERINEVIKEQFTALQPAVEWKFTEAAWEYLHAPKENKKAIAHIQFEDVYPLYGAVDIRNSSVERGSAIRDDLREQLLLIQETFSHINGDLHLPLLEELQYKNNRMLNNMRETLFAEDEVRINEFLDYEIAPTFRHLYESEERLKPALNDYFEKIDKTSGHIYHHRREYEESLQDINSAINRYLDKEKDELQRSFPCYFEKYRTDGVEYNIYIGQSIAPDKKFDMIYLRNVRLWQLSSMAQIARITHALEPKLRIPLQTTQLVLAHSNPIAISFRKDERRFDVEGAYNIRYEIMKKRIDKVRVRGTNERLTQPGKIAIVYAYVREADEYKKYIEFLQNKNMLMPELEMLDLEDVQGISGLRAMRVTVNMEGLVKTEA from the coding sequence ATGAAGATATTAACTGCACACCCGCGTATGTTCAAGGAGGATGAGCTGATCGACAGCCATATCTCGTTCGTGCCCTTTATCCGTTTCATGAAGGAAAAAGCAGCGCATGCCGAAGGCGCCCGCGCAGCCTACTTCCAGGAAATCGTGCGCCACTTCGAGAGCAATCCGGCCTTGCAGCAGCCGCTCCGGGAAGACATCGACATCGCCAACTATCAGGAATACCTCGACCTGCTGACCGCGACGGTTTTTCCCATCACCATGGACGAAAGCCGCGATATATTCGGCATCGGCGTACCGTACCGCTTCGCCATATTTTACTATTCGGAACGTTTCCGCCAGATTTTCTCGGAAGACGGCGGGGAGCTGAAAGCCGTACCCAAAGGCATTTCGGAAGAAAAGGTGAAGAACGACAAACTCACCTGGATGTACAAACTCATCCTGGAACGGATGTACAACCTGCCAGTGCACTACGATGCGGAAATCATCCATAACATCATCAACCCGGAAACGGGCCTGCATAAATACATCAAGCTCAACATCGACCCGCGGTTCGTGGATGTGAAGGTGAAAGGCGAACTGCCGCCGCTCAACTGCGACAATATCTGCGTGGGCGATTTCAAACTGCAGAGTCTCGCCGACCTGCGGAAACTGCTGCCGCTGGAAAACTTCGCCCTCGAGGGTTTTGTGATCTGGACGATTCAGGACGTGACGAAGGAACATGTAGTGGCCGGGATGAAAAACCTCGTGCTCAACATCCGGAAAGACAATGAGCTGAAAACATACGCCCACGCGCGGGAATACCTGAAAACGCTGGCCGGCCGCGCAGACATGAGCGTGCATCTGACGCCGTTCCTGAAGGTGAACAACCGCAATGTGATGGAGAATGTATATGTGTCTCAAAGCATCATCTTCTCCAGCGCACGTAACGAAGCGGAACGCATCGCCATCAACGAACAGCTGCTGGAGTACCTGTCCACCCACCGACAGCCCCTGGTGATACAGGACGTGAACCGCCAGACGGTGGCGCTGTACCCCTTCCTGAAATACCTGCCGCTGCAGGGCGTCAAAAGTTTTATCCTGTTGCCCGTGGTGCATGGCAATAACCTGCTGGGCATACTGGAACTGGCCACCAACGGCGGCGAGCCGCTCGACTGGGACATCCTCGGCCGCCTGCAGCCCAGCTATGCGGTGGGTACCATGCTGCTGGGCCGCAGTATGGAACTGGCCAACGAACGCATCAACGAAGTGATCAAGGAACAGTTTACTGCCCTGCAACCCGCCGTGGAATGGAAATTCACGGAAGCTGCCTGGGAATACCTGCATGCGCCGAAAGAAAATAAAAAGGCGATCGCGCACATCCAGTTCGAAGACGTATACCCGCTGTACGGCGCGGTCGACATCCGGAACTCTTCCGTGGAAAGAGGCTCCGCCATCCGCGACGACCTCCGGGAGCAACTGCTGCTCATCCAGGAAACCTTCAGTCATATCAACGGCGACCTGCATCTTCCGCTGCTCGAAGAACTGCAGTATAAAAACAACCGCATGCTCAACAACATGCGTGAAACGCTCTTTGCAGAAGACGAAGTACGGATCAACGAGTTCCTCGACTATGAAATCGCACCTACTTTCAGGCACCTCTATGAAAGCGAAGAACGCCTGAAGCCGGCGCTGAACGACTATTTCGAAAAAATCGACAAAACGAGCGGCCATATCTATCATCACCGCCGCGAGTATGAAGAGAGCCTGCAGGACATCAACAGCGCCATCAACCGTTACCTAGACAAGGAAAAGGACGAGCTGCAACGGTCGTTCCCCTGTTATTTCGAGAAATACAGGACGGACGGGGTGGAGTATAACATTTACATCGGTCAGTCCATCGCCCCGGACAAAAAATTCGATATGATCTACCTGCGCAACGTGCGCCTGTGGCAATTGTCGTCTATGGCGCAGATTGCCCGCATCACGCACGCGCTGGAACCCAAGCTGCGCATACCGTTGCAAACCACGCAGCTGGTGCTGGCCCACAGCAACCCCATCGCCATCAGTTTCCGGAAAGACGAAAGGCGTTTTGATGTGGAAGGGGCATACAACATCCGTTACGAAATCATGAAAAAACGTATCGACAAAGTGCGTGTGCGCGGTACGAATGAAAGGCTCACGCAGCCCGGTAAAATCGCCATCGTGTACGCTTATGTGCGCGAAGCGGATGAGTACAAAAAATATATCGAGTTCCTGCAGAACAAAAACATGCTCATGCCCGAACTCGAAATGCTCGACCTGGAAGATGTGCAGGGCATCAGCGGCCTCCGCGCCATGCGGGTGACCGTGAACATGGAAGGCCTGGTGAAAACGGAAGCGTAA
- a CDS encoding DUF4442 domain-containing protein gives MAVPVANNRFIRLVNNRFRFSLFLLYKLPSAWLAGVRVVSMDAHSCTTVVPFRWLSQNPFRSTYFACLAMAAEMSSGVLAIAHTQGAGLRVSMLVTGMEALFLKKAKTKTYFTCEAGDDIHRAVALAVNSGEPSTIHIKVTGKQEDGIEIARFQITWSFKKV, from the coding sequence ATGGCCGTACCCGTAGCGAACAATCGGTTTATCAGGCTGGTGAACAACCGCTTCCGGTTTTCCCTGTTCCTTTTATACAAGCTGCCCAGCGCCTGGCTGGCCGGCGTGAGGGTGGTTTCCATGGATGCGCACAGCTGCACCACGGTGGTGCCTTTCCGCTGGCTCTCGCAGAACCCGTTCAGATCCACCTACTTCGCCTGCCTGGCTATGGCGGCGGAAATGAGCTCCGGCGTGCTGGCCATCGCACATACGCAGGGAGCGGGTTTGCGTGTATCCATGCTCGTTACAGGGATGGAGGCGCTCTTCCTTAAAAAAGCCAAAACAAAAACATACTTCACCTGCGAAGCCGGCGACGATATTCATCGTGCCGTAGCACTGGCCGTGAACAGCGGCGAACCTTCCACCATCCATATCAAGGTGACGGGGAAACAGGAAGATGGTATAGAAATTGCCAGATTCCAGATCACGTGGAGTTTTAAAAAAGTATAG